Genomic segment of uncultured Desulfobacter sp.:
TATTGGAGATTAACCTCCCCGGCCAAAGAAACGCAAGACTAAATTTAATATATTATTATCCTCCCCTCGACATTGGGCAGACCTATTCAAAAGAAATTTGATATATTTCTGATACGGTCTGTCCAAAAAGAGTTAATATTTTTCTCCGTATGTCATTTAACCCACTGATAAGACGGTGTACTTCGCCCTCTTTATGAAAAATATTCACACAGTCTATACCTTCCATTTGTTGAAAAATCCAGCGAAGAGTGGGGTTTTGAACGGGTTTCCCAATCTGATTGGGCAGTGTTGTTTCAAGGCGCTTCAATTCATTCCGCATGCGACGCTGGGCAATGGAGTAAATTAGTAATGATAAGGTCATCACCATCAACATTCCTTCGACACGAGATGGCTTTTTGACAAACAGCGACGATGCAAAAAATAAAGGGTCTTTGATAAATCGGAAGCCATTCTCGACCTTAGACTGGCCTTTATATCCCCAAAATACATCTTCGTCGCTCAACTGGAATCTTGGAATTGAGGTCCCAAGAACAAAACAGGATTTCTGATCGCGGTCTTGATCGACTTTTTCTTGATTGACCTTTAAGTCCACATTGATTTGCAATTTAATTGATTTGATCGGGGTATCCGGCGTTGGTCTACCTTTGACGGCATATTTGATGTGCTGTTTAAACTCAATAGTGTCAACCAGATGATACTTCCATTTATCACCGAGTTCTTGGAGGACCGTCATTGCTTCGGCTTCCGAGTCAAATCGTTGGGCCTGAAGATGGAAGAGTTGCTTTTCCGCACGTTCCTTCTCTTTTGAAATAGTTCTTTCAACGCTCTTGACCGCGCGCTCCAGAGCCCCTTTGGATCGAATGATCAACCAACGTTGATCAATTCCATAATGCCCTAACTCCAACGTCTGGTACTGATAATCATCGTTAATCTCCGCCCACAGGTCCCATTTTAGGGCCTGTTCGATGACGGTCTTCACAATGAAAAGGGTTCCCGGGATGCGGGTGATAAACGGGATATCTTTCAAGTTGGAAGCATTGGATTCGGTATATCCTTTCGAATCCATAATCAGGTAACGAGGGGTATCGCTTGCTTTGAACTGACGAACGAGTTCACTGCTGCGTTCTTTGAAAACGGTATTATCCGAAGCATTCCCGTCCCAGCACTTACACAAAATGGGAATACCACCATCCTGGGATACCATCAGCTCCAGCACAGCCTGTTTCAAATCAGGACGGTGGTCTTTGGAGTAACCATGAGTTATTTTGATGGCATGTTCATCCGAATCAGGAAGATACTCCCCGGTCAATGAAAAAGATGAAGTATCCAGATGGTTGAAAAGTAAATGGATACTTTCCGACCGACAGGTAGATGAGGCGATTTCGGTGAAAAGCAGTTCAGAGCTGTAGTCGACCGCATCATCAAGACTGCGCCCGAGCTTGTAGTGATTGAAGTCCGAGGCTTGCACCCCGGGACGGAACAAAACATCCAGCGGCTTGTTTTCGAAAAATTGAGGCGTCAGCGACAGCGGCCGATTGGAAAAACCCAGCCCATTGAGAACCATGCCGGCAATAGCTTCTCCGGCACTGATATTTTCCTTCTCATCTTTTGGTATGCGAGAGTCAATCATTTCGATGATTTTCAAATCCTTGATAACGCCAGCAACAATACCCAAGTGGTCAATACGTTCTACTTTAACAGTTTCCAATGTTTGGTGTTTGGCCCTCTGCTTGTGTTGATTATGATGGTGCAAAGAGGGTATATTCAAATTTTTTAAAATTCAACTGCTCAATGTCGACGCCCCCAACAGAATAAAGAATGGCACAAGATGTTGTTCCCAGCACCGCTCCCCGAAAAGTGAGCTTAAATAGACAAAGTCAACGGTTGAACTGACGGGCCGCGCCAGAGCGTTTGAATAAGGCGGCTGAGTTGCTCGCGGTCCCGTCCAGTGATGGGTTATATTTCAGGGTTGTTCAATATTTGGCAAGGTTAATTCTTTGTTTTTATGATAAAAATAAATGGCTTTTAAACCATTCAGCAAAAGTATGGTTAGGGCAATGTCATCTGTTAAAAACAACCAGTGGTGTCCGGTTAGGTTTTTGCACGTAACAAACAGCTTAATTTATTGAAAAAACAGTCGTTTTTTTGTTGACAAATGTGCGTAAAAATTTTATTCAAGGAGCCCAAATGACGCGCATTTCAGTCTCAAAAAAACAAATACAGTCCCTGAATTTTGACAAGTTCCAGCGCCCTCTGGTAAGGTCGCTTTCACAAGCACCTGAACTACAATCTCGAGGAGATCGCCCTTTAAAAATGACATTCGAAGACCAAATCAATGCTTTGATTTATTTTCATCTCCAGGAGCACAAATCAGCCCGGCATTTAATTCAAGATCTCAAGGAGAACATTTTTGCCAAAGAAAATATTGCTCCAGACGGGGGAATCAGTCGCAGCAGCTTTGGCGAAGCAGTCAATCACCGGGGACTTGAACAACTGCAATTTGTCTTCGAGGACCTTTGAGGTGGTAGGGTAATTGTGGACACTTCTCTAAGAGTGGGTTAATAATCCACACGGAGGTGTCAAATGAAGAAAGACAGAAAGAAGTATGCACCTGAATTCAAAGAAGAAGCAGTTAAACTGATAACCGAACAGGGATATCAGATTACCGAGGCAGCCCGAAATCTCGGAGTCAATCCAACCATGCTGGGTCGCTGGAAACGTGAGATTGAAGGTAGTGGAGAGAGTGCCACTGGTTTACAAGGAAGTGTGGCAATGAAGGCAGAGTTGAGCCGTCTTCGAAAAGAAAACAACCGTTTGAAGATGGAACGTGAAATCTTAAAAAAGGCAGCAGCCTTCTTCGCGAAAGAAATGAGCTGAAGTATCAATTCGTTGATGCTGAGAGGAAGGCTTACCCAGTAGCTCTGATATGTATTGTCATGCTCATATCCCGGAGTGGATATTATGCCTGGCGTAAATGTAAAAAATCATTGAGGCAGAGGGAAGTAGAGAGACTAATTCCTATTGTTAAAGCGGCTCATCAAGCATCAAGGGGTACCTATGGCGCCCGCCGGATTGCAGAAGAGATAAAAGCATCCGGCAGTCCTTGCGGGCGGTACAAAGCTGGGTCATTGATGAAAATGGCCGGTGTTGCCGCCAAGCAGAAAAAGAAATTTAAAGCGACGACAGACAGCAAACACAATTTGCCAGTTGCATCGAATTTACTGAACAGACAGTTTGAAGTTGTCGAAGCGGACAAGGTTTATGTCTCTGACATTACATACATTTGGACCCACGAAGGGTGGTTGTATTTGGCCGTCGTTATAGACCTTTTTTCACGCCGGGTTGTCGGCTGGTCCCTGAGTAATCGAATGACCACAAAGTTGATCATGGATGCCCTGCACATGGCAATCAGGCGTCGAATGCCTGCCCCTGGCCTGCTATTTCATTCAGACAGGGGAAGTCAGTATTGCAGTAAAAACTTCCAGAAAATGTTGAATACCCTTGGGATGGTTAGCAGCATGAGCCGGAAAGGGAATTGCTGGGACAATGCCGTGGCAGAGAGCTTTTTCGGTAGTTTGAAGACTGAGAGGGTCTTTTTTACAAACTACATGACCCGAGAAGAAGCCCGGAGAGACATCATTGATTACATCGAAATGTTTTACAATTGCAACAGACGTCATTCCTATTTGGGGTATATCAGTCCAAAAGAATTTGAAAAACTGTGGTTTTTAGAAAAAGCCGCTTAACAAAGTGCCCACTTTTACTTGACCAGGTCACTTTATAAGCAGGCTGTTGGGTGTCTACCGAAGGAGCACGCAGAACTTGGAGATCTGGTATCCATTGATGGTAGCCTTATAAATGCTGTCCTTTCAATGCACTGGGCGAACTACAGGAAAGGAAGCAAAAAAGCCAAAGCGCATTGCGGGTTTGACATTAATCACGGCATCCCCAACAAAATTTTTCTGACGGAAGGGAACGGTGGAGAACGTCCTTTTGTACCAAAAATCCTGTCCAAGGGACAAACAGGCGTTATGGATCGTGGCTATCAATCCCATCACGATTTCGACCTGCTTCAGGAGCAAGGGAAGCATTTTGTTTGCCGTATAAAGGCCAAGACAACCAGAACCGTAATTGAAAACCATGAGATCAATTCCGGTAGCTATACATTTTTTATGATGCACTGGTCAGGCTTGGTACTCCGAATCAAAACCAGACTAAGAATCCCGTTCGGGTTGTTGGGTATAAAATTGCCGGGGTTAAATATTATGTGGCAACGGACAGGCATGATTTAACGGCAGAACAAATAGCAACCATTTATAAACTCCGGTGGACCATTGAAGATTTTTTCAAATGGTGGAAAGAGCACCTGAAGGTTTACCATCTCATTGCCCGCAGTGAATACGGCCTAATGGTTCAAATTCTTAGCGGCCTTATCACTTACCTGTTGCTGGCAATCTACTGCCGCGACGAGTTTAATGAGAAGGTCTCTATTAAAAGAGTTCGGCAGTTACGAATTGCCATCTTGAATGACCTAATCGGGTACAACGAGAATGGTTCGCATGGGTTAAGCAGGGACAATATTGTCAAAGATCAAAAATTTACGTTTGCCGAGAAAGCAAAAACCTAACCGGACACTACTGAAAAACAACAGTTCTTGTATAAAAAAATATCCATCTGTAGTTTCTATATCATAAATGAGATAAGCTATTAAAATCGGCCAAAGAAAAACAGTTAGTACAGCAATTTTGAAAATTTGACGGAAAAAACCAAACGCCAGTATGGAATAACCGATTGAAAAGGCAATATAAATTTTATCAGCCCAATATAGTCCAGAAGAAACAAGCAAAATTGCATAGATAATTAAGCCCCACCCACAAGTAACGGAAATTTCCTTAGCATTCTCAAGATTCTTGATTTTCAAGTTCCAAACATTGAGTCTTAATTTTTCAACTCGATCTAACCAGGCGTGATAAAGGCTGGCAATCCAACTAAATGATTTACCGCCTATCAAGACGAAAAGGATAATTATGACTGGTATTCCAACCAAGAAGCCAATTAACAACAAAGAGTCTAAGAAATTTTGCATAGCCTAAGTGATTTATTAAGTTATTTTTTATGTTTTGAAGTCGTGGTTCCTAACTTTTCGAGATAAGGCCCGATTCGTTGAAAAAATTCAATCACTTTTCCCATAAGTGTTCCAAAAATTACAATGGTCATTACAAAACCGATTATAAACAAGAAGGGTTGTATTAGCTCCCTTATAATTTGCATAGTATTATCATCGTCTTAAAATTGGTTTTGAAATATAACGTTGCTCTTCTGTGGTCGCGTCTTTTTGCGATCCGTAGTGAGAGCATTGTTGGGAACTCTGATTGAATTTTTAAAATGCTGATTTTAGGGTCGAAAACGTTAACCTAAGAATAAAATGGATCTTGCTTTTCCATGAAAGAACTACAACATTAAACACTTACGTGCGCCCGACCCAGAATTCCCTATCATGTCAAACATGTCTTCCGTGCCCCTGTTGTCCTCAATCACCCTTTGAAAATCGTGTATTTCATCTTCTTGTCGTTCTATCAACTTGCCAAGGGCATCGAGTATGGTGTGCACATCAGATACCGGGATGGGAATGAGATCGTTCATACATTCGCCTTCTCTATACGACGAATAACAGAAATTTAGCCCCTGCATCTTAGGGCACGATCGGTAGAAAGGGCAGTCCTTACAGTGGCCTTTTTGCGATGGTGTTATTGACATTTCGTCTTGACTATAGGCCAAACGGCGTCCATGAAATACCTCATCCGCTTGACATCAGAAGCACCGAACGGCGTAGCTTTGTTGCCCACTCCCAGAACGCCAACAATCGCCGCACCTTCAAACACCGGAATATTTAGATGCCGCTCAACGTTCACGTGGCCTTTCGGGTAGCCTTTTTTGGTTGGCACAGTGCAACTGGGATAGTCGTTGATAATGATGGCTTTTCGCTTCCGCACACAGTCGCCCCAGACCCCCGTCTCCACCAGATTGTATTTCAACGGTTTCTCGAGTGTCGCGCACATTCCCATGACATGTCGCGACCAGGCTCGCATGATGAGCTTTGTCTCACCGTTTTCAACTGACGCAAAATACGAGATCGGGCACGACATAAATAATTCGACATTTTTCAGCATCAAGTTTAAAAATGATTTCGCAGGAAGGTCGTCGTTTTCACGAATGTTCTTGATGGCACTTTCTACTCGAATATCCATATTTGGTCTCCTTTCGTGTTGTAATCGGGATAGGGAGAGCCTCGCGGCTCCCCTCCTCCCAGATGAGTAGCCCAAAGGAACTTCCCCCCTCAGGCTCTCACAGGTAGGGTCGAGGACTGGCGCGGTTCAAATTAAGCCCGTTTCCAATCCCCTCCACGTCAAACGCAGCATGCGGATTTCCCGCACTACGCTTCCCTGTTAACTTCATTTAAAAATTTATGGGACCTATCAGCTGTAAGCGCTTTCAAGCCTGGTATCGTATAACCTTATAGTTATTAAATAACCCGAAAGTTTTATAAAGCCATGCTCTACTCCACCTGTTCCAGCCGAAGCCACTACGTTTCCTTGCACGCATCAGGTGCCTGCGAATTTTCCTTTCCACCCAGTCTTTTACATAACCAAAACATTGACTGGAATTTCCAATCCGAAAGTAGTTTACCCATCCACGCAAAATCGGATTGATCTCAGCCACTATCCTATCAAGCGGTTGCGAACGAAAACGACGGAACACCTCCTTAAGTCTGCTGAGAAGAGCTGTTCGTGCTTTCATTCTTGGAGTGACAAGTACACCCAACTTGCCTCGACGAGTTTTAGCCCGTCTAAAATCAAATCCGAGAAAACTGAATGTTTCACCACGGGTAAGATCTACCAGTTTGGATTTCTCCCGATTAAGCTGTACATCGAGCTTTTCCAACTCCTCAAGGAGTCTCTTATTGGCGGCATCAACCAGCCAATTCCACTTGCTAAAGCCATCAACCAAAATCACCAGGTCATCGGCAAAACGTGAGTATTCAATATACGTATATCTACCGTTACGCGTGACTTCTTTTGCCCGCTCCAGCATTTTATCTACCTCATTAAGATAGATATTGCTCAGCAAAGGCGAGATGACTCCACCTTGTGGAACACCTTTCTTTCCACCAACTTTCAAGATCAACTTCAACAGCCGCATTATCTGGGCGTCGTTAACCCGTTCCGCTACCTTATCAAGAAGAATGTGGTGACGAACATTATCAAAATAGGCACTGAGGTCTATATCAATAATTCGGGTTTTGGACTTCACAACTGCTTCCGCTACTCGGTTCACCGCCGTATGGGCGGTTCGTTTGGGTCTATACCCAAACGATCCTTCTTGAAAATCGGCTTCAAAAATGGCTTCCAAGATCAACTTGAGGGCTCCCTGAACCACTCGGTCTTTTATAGAAGGAATCCCGAGGACTCTGACTTTGTCATTGCCTTTGGGAATTTCTTTCCTTCGGTTCCGTAATGGTTTGTACGTGCTGGAGACCAATTCCGTCCGGATCTGTTTGAGGAAGTCTTCAATTCCACCCTCTTCGACGGCTTTAAACGTTACACCGTCAATCCCTGGCGCTCCGTTATTTCGTTTTGCCATGAGGTAGGATTCATGAAGCGTTTCCATCTTGCAAACATGAACGTACAGTCCCCAGAACCGCGATGTCTTGTCAGACTTCGCTTTTAAATATATTTTCCTTCTCAGGTCTTGTAACCTAATGGACTTCTTTATCATAAAGTCCTTACCTCCCTATGTTGTTGGAAAATTGTTAACAGCAAGGCTCCTTCGCTCCCCGGATGTTACTCCGATTCACAGCTACTACGAACCTATCCGCCACCCTCTCGTCTTCGACACACTTCCCGCTGTTTACGGTTATAGCATCTACCTTGCTCCGACAATTTCTTCCCGGGACGAGGAGGGTTTCTCCAGTTGCTCGGCATGTCCTTGTTACCGTGCTGTCGCTACCACCCCGCCGGAGTGAGCAGTCGTATCGGTCAGACTTCGACTACCCATGCTGTCTTCACCCTACGGTTGCGGGTTCGACCTCCGGGGTTTCTCACTTTCGGGGCCACCTGGGCGTTCACTCTCGTTACGGCCCGGCAACTCGCTCACCACCCTTAAAGATGGCTTTGTCAATGGGCTTCAGATAATTCGGTTTCCCTGTTATCTGCCATTCAAGCTACGGGGGCTCTGACTTCTACCCCGGCAGGACTGACTCCTGCTGAACATGCCAGCCTTAGCTGGACGCACAACCGGACGTGAATCGCTCGACTCATCCGGCCCCTATCGTTCAGCCGTTTTTTTATACAGGACGCGCCAATGAACAAAAAGATTCGGCTGTCGTTCAGCAATATGTGTCAACCATCTTGTGGCCTTTTGTTGACGTCCCCTGAGTTTCTTATATCTACAGGTTGCCCAGCGCACTCAATGCCGTTGACTTAAGACACCTCAAAGTATCAAGCCGGTTGCCTGTATTCCAGATGGAATTTTTTATTCTTTTTATTGAAATTACGTTCATATGTTCTGCCTGGTCTTATGGATTCTATACATGTAAGCATAAAAGCCTGTGATTTTGTTACAATATCACAGATTTTTTCATATGGACGCCACAACAATAACACAATATGATTTTTCATTCCGGAAAGAGCCTGTGTAAAATTGATGTGGTATTCATATTTTCTGTTTTCCGTCCTTTTTTTCAACTCAGGATGTGTGTGGCTGGCTTTCCCAACCTCTGAGTACTATGCCTGATAAGACACCCCAATGGCATATAGCCGTTTTGCAACGACCCACCTGTATTTTGAATAATTCATACCAGGAGCACAATGGGGCTTCCCGAGTTCTACAGCGTATCTCTTCCTGCATGCCACGGCCTGTTGACTCCGGCGGACCTTCACATCCTCGCCGATTACGGATGCTTCTGTGTTGCCTTCGGCGACCGTTAAAACCCTCGGCGTCCGCGGGTTGCTCTCTCGAAGCTGTACCAGCACTTCAGGGAACGCGGTTTCCCCTGCGGCCTACAGGATGCTCTGCCTACGCTTAACCCATCTTGTTCGATATCCTTTTTATTGATCTTTCAGTTGGGTGAGTCTATCTGCACTTCTTCCGGGATTCCGGTTGCAGCTCGTTTCCAGCCAAGTTTACTTAGCGTCCCAACTTACAATAGCCGGTATATCTCCGCCATGGGT
This window contains:
- a CDS encoding IS1634 family transposase, with amino-acid sequence METVKVERIDHLGIVAGVIKDLKIIEMIDSRIPKDEKENISAGEAIAGMVLNGLGFSNRPLSLTPQFFENKPLDVLFRPGVQASDFNHYKLGRSLDDAVDYSSELLFTEIASSTCRSESIHLLFNHLDTSSFSLTGEYLPDSDEHAIKITHGYSKDHRPDLKQAVLELMVSQDGGIPILCKCWDGNASDNTVFKERSSELVRQFKASDTPRYLIMDSKGYTESNASNLKDIPFITRIPGTLFIVKTVIEQALKWDLWAEINDDYQYQTLELGHYGIDQRWLIIRSKGALERAVKSVERTISKEKERAEKQLFHLQAQRFDSEAEAMTVLQELGDKWKYHLVDTIEFKQHIKYAVKGRPTPDTPIKSIKLQINVDLKVNQEKVDQDRDQKSCFVLGTSIPRFQLSDEDVFWGYKGQSKVENGFRFIKDPLFFASSLFVKKPSRVEGMLMVMTLSLLIYSIAQRRMRNELKRLETTLPNQIGKPVQNPTLRWIFQQMEGIDCVNIFHKEGEVHRLISGLNDIRRKILTLFGQTVSEIYQISFE
- a CDS encoding IS3 family transposase (programmed frameshift), with protein sequence MKKDRKKYAPEFKEEAVKLITEQGYQITEAARNLGVNPTMLGRWKREIEGSGESATGLQGSVAMKAELSRLRKENNRLKMERENLKKGSSLLRERNELKYQFVDAERKAYPVALICIVMLISRSGYYAWRKCKKSLRQREVERLIPIVKAAHQASRGTYGARRIAEEIKASGSPCGRYKAGSLMKMAGVAAKQKKKFKATTDSKHNLPVASNLLNRQFEVVEADKVYVSDITYIWTHEGWLYLAVVIDLFSRRVVGWSLSNRMTTKLIMDALHMAIRRRMPAPGLLFHSDRGSQYCSKNFQKMLNTLGMVSSMSRKGNCWDNAVAESFFGSLKTERVFFTNYMTREEARRDIIDYIEMFYNCNRRHSYLGYISPKEFEKLWFLEKAA
- a CDS encoding GAF domain-containing protein, giving the protein MDIRVESAIKNIRENDDLPAKSFLNLMLKNVELFMSCPISYFASVENGETKLIMRAWSRHVMGMCATLEKPLKYNLVETGVWGDCVRKRKAIIINDYPSCTVPTKKGYPKGHVNVERHLNIPVFEGAAIVGVLGVGNKATPFGASDVKRMRYFMDAVWPIVKTKCQ
- the ltrA gene encoding group II intron reverse transcriptase/maturase → MAKRNNGAPGIDGVTFKAVEEGGIEDFLKQIRTELVSSTYKPLRNRRKEIPKGNDKVRVLGIPSIKDRVVQGALKLILEAIFEADFQEGSFGYRPKRTAHTAVNRVAEAVVKSKTRIIDIDLSAYFDNVRHHILLDKVAERVNDAQIMRLLKLILKVGGKKGVPQGGVISPLLSNIYLNEVDKMLERAKEVTRNGRYTYIEYSRFADDLVILVDGFSKWNWLVDAANKRLLEELEKLDVQLNREKSKLVDLTRGETFSFLGFDFRRAKTRRGKLGVLVTPRMKARTALLSRLKEVFRRFRSQPLDRIVAEINPILRGWVNYFRIGNSSQCFGYVKDWVERKIRRHLMRARKRSGFGWNRWSRAWLYKTFGLFNNYKVIRYQA